The genomic region tcacgtgccttttactgaggagtggcttctgtctggccactctaccacaaaggccagATTGggtgagtgctgcagagatggttgtccttctgtaaggttctcccatctccacagaggaactctggagttctgtctgagtgaccatcgggttcttggtcacctcgctggtcaaggcccttctcccccgattgctcagtttgaggaagagtcttggtggttccaaacttcttccatttaagaatgatggaggctactagATTCTTGGGGAActccaatgctgcagaaatgtgttggtacccttccccagatctgtaccttgacacaatcctgtctcggagctctacagacaattccttcgatatcatggcttggtttttgctctgacatgcactgtcaactgtgggaccttatatagaaaggtgtgtgcctttacaaatcatgtccaatcaattgaagttgtagaatcatctcatggatgaccaatggaaacatgatacacctgagttcaatttggagtctcatagcaatacttatgtcaatatggtcttttttatatatttgcaaaaatgtctacaaagctgttttcactttgtcattatgtgtgtaaattgatgagggaaaacatttatttaatcaattttagtacaaggctgtaacgtaacaaaatgtggaaaaagtgaaggggtctaaatactttctgaatgcactgtatatgaacaGAAATGTAAAACACTGTTTTATAGCATTTTCACTTTAGTTTGCTTTATATCACAAACGGATTATAAAAACGAAATAGTAGCATggtgtaaaaaataaatcaaacgtGGGTGGAAAGTAGACGCACTTGTGTTTCATCACAAGCATTGGTATGTGTGTACTCATGTCAAGATCTCAGACAAGATAGAAGACTACAGTACCTGTCTTAACTTAAATACACCTATACACTGTCTGTCAGACAGATCCTCTGTCACCCAATTAAAGAGCTGTGAATAAGTACATTTAAGTTCAGccctattatatacagtacaaagGTGTAGTGATCATACTGAGTAACACCTTTTCAAAAGAGCGTGTTCAGGTTAAAAGTGTTTATTGTTTCATGCAAAATACCTGGAAGAACCTGGAAATGTGATGTTCTATCTCGATGCAAATGGACCAAAATTTGGCATGCAAAGGTTAATGCAAACTACTGTTGAGTATCCAGGCTGAATACAAATATGCAAACATCAGATGAGAGAGAAAATATAATAAATCTCAACTCTCAAACTACAGCTCCAGATTAACTTTAAGATTAAAATGGTAGAAGTGGATATAGAATGCTAATATAGATTTTGGCAAATGTTTAACAGCTTGTACTAACAGAGTGCTTATCGGCAGCAGaaaaggacaggagagagacaaatTGGCTTCTGTTGATTAGCCACCTGACACCTGATTTTCCTAAATATTATATGCCTATGAAATGGAGACACCACAGGAACTCATCAAACACACACAAGGCCACCTTTGAAGTTTTACTGTCTtataccctggggcggcagggtagcctagtggttagagcgttggactagtaaccggaaggttgcaagttcaaacccccgagctgacaaggtacaaatccgttctgcccctgaacaggcagttaacccacagttcctaggccgtcattgaaagtaagaatttgttcttaactgacttgcctagtaaaataaaggtaaaaaaaaaaaactgtgcaCATCAGGCATGTGGTATTAAAGCGCTCGTCTCGTCTAACCTCCCGTAACCACGCACAATACTGACAAGGCCTAATCAGCCAACCACAAGCAAATGTCAGGAAAATACTCTGGAAGTGTCTGACAAGAACCTGTCGCCTGGTAATTTCCATATGTTGGTGCCTTGTTTCAAACATCTTCAGGCGTACCACAAATGTAAATACACCTCCGGCGTCATGTTGAAAGCAACAGAGACTTCTACTCTGGTACAGGGCAGCCTGATCCGAAGTACTTTATTCACTACCCATCAAAACACAGGCGACACAGGAGGTACAGACAGACGGAGAGTACAGCTCTCCCCATCGACTCGCTGGGCTGTGAAGGTACTAGTACAGGTGAGTTTCTCCATTACTGGTTGTATGGCGAAATGACTTTCTCCTGGCCTCTGTCCCTTCTTTTTCTTtccctctgaccctctctctttctctcaatgcATCTTTCTACACTGGCATTCGCCGATGCCTGCTTTAAGTTCTCTCTGATGTTTGCCATGACCCCTAGCCTGCCTCTACCTGCTCTCAGCAGCATGGCGGTGCCATTAAGACTGCTGGTTCTATGCTGGGTGTTAGGAGCAGGGCATAGTCAGAGCTCTCCACCATGGTTCCAGAACATCACTACCAACCTGTTTAACTCTTCGGGAGACATCCTCCTCGGGGGGCTCTTCCCCATCAACGAGCTCACCAGCAACCTGAGCCACAGAGTGAAGCCGGACAACATTAGCTGTGACAGGTACAGTAACTCAAGATTCTTTTTGCTGAATATGATTTTTGCCCTATGTCAAGTGTCTTCATACTGTAATCATATTAGCCGATTCTGCATATCTCATTGGAATTAGTGCTTGCTTCTCATTCGTTTAAATGATTTGAATTATTGAATTATAGCACAGCAGTAACAGCCCCTCCCTGTCTGTGCTTCGCCTGGCAGGATTAATGAGCATGGGCTAGGTATGGCCCTTGTGATGAAGTACACAGTGGATGAGATCAACGCCAACTCCACCCTACTCCCTGGCATCAGGCTGGGCTATGAGATCTTCGACACCTGCAAGCAGTCTGCCGTCATCGTGAAGCCCACACTCCTCTTCCTCACTGAGGACTCCAACCGAGAGCTGGCCGTCATGTGTAACTACACAGACTATGTGACCCGTGTGGCGGCTGTCATCGGCCCATCCACCTCAGAGATGGTCTCAGTCATAGGAAAACTATTGGGATTCTTCCTCATACCACAGGTTAGTATGGTCACATGATGGAATGCTATCTTTCAATGCAAACAATGTCATCCTCATATAATGTGATGCAAAATGAAGATTTCCAATTTGTCCATTGTTTGACAATCCCTCAAATATGATTTTGATTGAACTGTGTGCTGTGGTGGAACACAGATGAAAATGTGAGATACAACTGCAGTGGAGACATAATTGCTTTTTGTATCTACCGTTGCTACTTATGTCTCATTACCAtcatccctctgtcctctgtagATCAGCTACCTCGCAACTAGTGACATGTTCAGTGACAAGAGTATGTACCCATCGTTCCTACGCACCGTGCCCAGTGACAAGAGGCAGGTGGAGGCCATGGTGTATCTGCTGAGCAGTTTCCAGTGGAACTGGGTGGCCGTGGTGGGCAGTGAGGATGAGTACGGACGCCAGGGCCAGCGCCAGTTCTCCACCCTGGCAGCAAAGAGCTCCATCTGTGTGGGCTACGAGGGGTTAATCCCTATGTACCGTGACCCACAGCCAGTGGTCAGAGATATCCTGGACCGCATCGCAGAGGCCAAGGTGGGAGTGGTGGTGGTCTTTTCCCTCTCCCAGCCTGCCAGAGCCTTCTTCACTGAGGTCAGTGAGATAGCAAGCCACTTAAGAGTTCTGGAGACCGACAAAATTGTAAAACAAAATCTCACAAGCTTTTCAAAAAGCTTTATGCAGCCATTGGTTTGACTGTTTTTAAAGTACATTAATGCAACTCATTTACAGTATCTAAATTCAGATTAGAACATTTGTCTGTAAGTAGCAACGTGCATGTGATATAATTCAGTCAATATCTGATAGattataaaaaaaattgaaaagttTGGAGTTTCTTAATCAATTTTCCAACTATTTCATTTATTACAATAGTTTTAACAAACATTTTAACAATTTCAATGACCATTGCTACGATACCAACATGCTGTTTGTGATCAGGTGATCAGGAGGAATCTGACAGGTGTGTGGGTGGCCAGCGATGCGTGGGCCCTGCACAAAGACGTATCAACTCTCCCAAACATCCACACTGTGGGCACTATCATTGCCTTCGCAGTCCAGAGCCAGACCCTGGCCCTGCTCACACCCTACACCAGTGAACTCTTCTCCaggatcagagaggagagggccaGGCAGCCCTCACCAGATACAGAGTCAACCCGTGGTATGAACCAGTGCCCAGACTGCTGGAACCTGTCCCCAGACAACGTACGTCTAGTGACAGAGCCCATACTGCTGAGGTCAGCTTTCAGTGTCTATGCTGCCATCTACAGCGTTGCACACGCACTGCACAATCTGCTCGGGTGCAATGCCAATAGTTGCCCGAGAGGCCCTAAAATCAAAGTCTATCCCTGGCAGGTACATTCTCCCTCACAGttactttttttctctccagataATGATTATGTGAGACTGTGCAAGGATACTTTTACAAATGTAATGAACAACACTCTCCCCCTGCAGCTGTTGGAGGTGCTGAAGAAGGTAAACTTCAGTCTAAATGGAAGTCATTTTGAGTTTGACAGTAATGGAAACCCAAACATTGGCTACAACGTACTACAGTGGGTCTGGAGAAACAACAGTCTGAGTTTCAAAGATGTCGGCACCTTCTATAAGAACCTGTCAATTAACAAcaacctcatccaatggcatacaGGCAGTACTAAGGTAATCGCCGCCCCATCTCCTCATCAAACATAATGTTGGATTTGATTGGCTTTTCACATTTTTACCTCTGGGATTAAGCCTTTTTAATGTGCCAGCTATGCTCCACAAAGTGGTAACTAGAGTAGCTAGAGTAGATTGCATTTTCCTTTTATGCACCAAACTCAATTTTCACCACTATTGGTTAAAGCTGCTCAAATGTTTGACATAAAAAAGTCTTAATTTAAGTGTGtttaccacaggaggttggtggcaccttaattggggaggacaggctcgtggtaatggctggagcggaatttgTGGaattgtataaaaaaaacaacaacatggtttttgtgtgtttgatgccattccattcgctccgttccggccgttattatgagccatcctcccttcagcagcctcctgtggtgttgACCACCACATCCTCTCTGACCCCACCTCTGCTGCAGGCCCCTGAGTCTACCTGTTCCTCTGAGTGTGGCCCTGGCCAGGTGCGCAGAGTGAAAGGTTTCCATTCCTGCTGCTATGACTGTATTGAATGTTTACCGGGCACCTTCCAGAATGGCACAAGTGGGTGATTCACACTCACAGAAATTACATCCATCAATCTGGGCATTAAAAAGGCCATCACTCTTGTGATTTGGTTTTGTAGATTTCTTTGATATTTTCCTTGAGCAACATGCTGAAAATAACAGATGAACAGACTAACAGCTTTACACCTTTGTCACACACTGCCAACATTGTGTTTAAAAAATGCCCAATAAATTGACAAAATTGAAAGATGTGAGTGGTGGTCTTATAAGATTTTCTACTCTTATCTGGTATCATTCTATTATTCTAACCAcgcctctgctccctctctgtctccaagtGGACATCCAGTGTACCCAGTGTCTAGAGGGCCAGTGGTCCCTGGCACGTAGCACCAACTGCACCGAGCCTACCTTTGACTTCCTGACCTGGAGCCAGCCTGAGTCCCTGGGGTTGCTGCTGGCCATGCTGGTGCTGCTGGTCTGTCAGGGGGCTGTGGGGGTCCTTCTCCTGCAGCACCGGGGGTCTCCACTGGTGAGAGCCTCTGGGGGGGCCCTGGGTGGGGTGGCCCTCCTCAGCCTGATGGGGGGCTGTGCCTGCCTGCTGCTGTTCCTGGGCCAGCCGGGGGAGCTGGTGTGTCGTCTGCAGATGCCCCTCAGCTCTATTTTCCAAACGGTCACCCTGTCCACCATCCTAGCCATCTCACTGCAGGTAAGGCCTAGACGTGTGGAACACAAAACAGACATGAATCATGGAGATATTATATAGCTAAATAGGTTTTCTTTGATTAAAAAAATCCAACAGTTCAGGAGACATTTGGATGAATATGAGCGAGGAAGACACAGAGTATCATGAATCCTGGAGTAGCTCATTCTCTGTCCTCCCTCAGATTGTGTACGTGACAGAATTCCCTGGCAAGGCTCCTTTTCATCTGGATACACTGAGAGGCCCTGGAGGCTGTCTGCTAGTATTGGCCTGCTGTGGAGTGCAGGCAGGGATCTGTGGGTACTATGTCCAGGAAGGGCCCTCTCTATCCCAgtacctggccaagatgaaggtGACCTTTGTGAGGAAGTTCCTGCGATGCCCTGTGGAACCCATTTTAGGTCTGGGCCTGATGCAGGGCTTCAATGGCCTCCTCGCCCTCACATCCTTCATGTGCACCTTCATGTCTGTGAAGAGCGTTCGACAGTACAACCTGGCCAGAGATATCACCTTCTCCACCCTGACCTACTGCGTGGTTTGGGTGGTCTTCATCCCCATCTACACCGGTCTGAATGACAAAGACCGCTCCATCGTTCATGTATCTGTTAGTTTGCTCAGTAACATGGGGCTGATGGCGGCCTACTATCTGCCAAAATGTCACCTGCTGCTGAAGAAACCTGAGCTCAACACAGAAGAGCACTTTCGTACCTTCCTCGAGGAGGCTGAAGCAACTCCTCAGGAGGAGCATGACCAGGGACCTGCAGAGGAAGAACAGGGATCTGCAGGGGAGGGACAGGGATCAGGGGAGGGGCAGGGATCAGGAGAGGGGCAGGGATCAGGGAAGGGACAGGGatcaggggagggggagggggaggggcagggatCAGGGAAGGGACAGGGATAAGGAAGGGACAAGACTTAGGACCTTTATTCTGtataatgtttaaataatgtattCAATTTAGTTTATAATGCATTGTTTCACAATTTTTGCAGAGACATATAACTGCAATCATTCAATCAAACTGGTCTACATGCACATGAAATGTATAACAAAGACTTGACAATTGAGGATGTGTGTGACTAAGTTCAACCAGATGTGCTAAAAAGGTGCAGCATGCTGCACTTGCCTGCTACGATCTGTGGTGTAGTTTGCTAGATCACCACCAGGGGACGCAATCATACAATTTACAAGCCGTTTACAGACTGAAAAAGCCATTAGGTAAAACTATCAGTCAGTCAATGTGGCTTTTATTGAATAGTATCTAGGCCTAATATATTGTACAGTAA from Oncorhynchus kisutch isolate 150728-3 linkage group LG5, Okis_V2, whole genome shotgun sequence harbors:
- the LOC109891542 gene encoding taste receptor type 1 member 3-like; protein product: MAVPLRLLVLCWVLGAGHSQSSPPWFQNITTNLFNSSGDILLGGLFPINELTSNLSHRVKPDNISCDRINEHGLGMALVMKYTVDEINANSTLLPGIRLGYEIFDTCKQSAVIVKPTLLFLTEDSNRELAVMCNYTDYVTRVAAVIGPSTSEMVSVIGKLLGFFLIPQISYLATSDMFSDKSMYPSFLRTVPSDKRQVEAMVYLLSSFQWNWVAVVGSEDEYGRQGQRQFSTLAAKSSICVGYEGLIPMYRDPQPVVRDILDRIAEAKVGVVVVFSLSQPARAFFTEVIRRNLTGVWVASDAWALHKDVSTLPNIHTVGTIIAFAVQSQTLALLTPYTSELFSRIREERARQPSPDTESTRGMNQCPDCWNLSPDNVRLVTEPILLRSAFSVYAAIYSVAHALHNLLGCNANSCPRGPKIKVYPWQLLEVLKKVNFSLNGSHFEFDSNGNPNIGYNVLQWVWRNNSLSFKDVGTFYKNLSINNNLIQWHTGSTKAPESTCSSECGPGQVRRVKGFHSCCYDCIECLPGTFQNGTMDIQCTQCLEGQWSLARSTNCTEPTFDFLTWSQPESLGLLLAMLVLLVCQGAVGVLLLQHRGSPLVRASGGALGGVALLSLMGGCACLLLFLGQPGELVCRLQMPLSSIFQTVTLSTILAISLQIVYVTEFPGKAPFHLDTLRGPGGCLLVLACCGVQAGICGYYVQEGPSLSQYLAKMKVTFVRKFLRCPVEPILGLGLMQGFNGLLALTSFMCTFMSVKSVRQYNLARDITFSTLTYCVVWVVFIPIYTGLNDKDRSIVHVSVSLLSNMGLMAAYYLPKCHLLLKKPELNTEEHFRTFLEEAEATPQEEHDQGPAEEEQGSAGEGQGSGEGQGSGEGQGSGKGQGSGEGEGEGQGSGKGQG